agcctggtgggctgctctccatggggtcgcacagagttggacaggactgaagcgacttagcatgcatgcattcattggagaaggaaatggcaacccactccagtgttcttgcctggagaatcccagggacgaaggagcctggttggctgccatctacggggttgcacagagtcggacacgactgaaacaacttagcagcagcagcagcagaggtgagaGATCACCAAGTGTCCTTGCTGGAGTCCCAGGCCAGGAGGCTTCTGAAactcaaaatgtaaaatatgaaggGACTGCCAGAGGCATGTTTCCCAAAACCTCAACCAGTGCTTCCcaacgagagagagagagacgtgtGGAGTGTGTGGAGGGGAGAGATTCTTGGGATTGAATAAAACACTGCTTTGGGTGGCTCTCCAGCTGTTGGGTGAATATGACCTAAAGTGCAAAGGTCTGAACCAAGTAGGTGAGGagtttactgatgaggaaaccagGGACCAGAGGTTAGGTAAGATGTCAACAGGGGTAGGTTCAAGAAAGCTGTTCAGTCATGGACTGTGCCAAGATGCCTGGCCAAGTGAAGAACctgttgaaaaaacaaaactgcacgAAATGACTCAGCAATGATTCGGTACTCTTTCGCCCAATACCTAGGATCATCTTGACAAAACCGAGGCCTTCCTATAAGTAAGCCGGTACTCTTCATTGTGGGAGATGACTACAACCTTATGCACTTGACCATCCGTCTTGTGGTCCTGTGTGTAAAACGATTGCGCGTGTGTTTTCTGAGACCTGATGGAGAGGTTGAAGAGGTCTGGCCGCGCCACAGCCACGTGTGGGTCAAAGGCACACGTGGAAACAAGCTGGCCCAAGTCACAATGCGGTGCATTTCACCCTGGGGGACGGAGACTCCCAGTCGGAGAAGTGCCAGGCGCCTGCGCTGTGCGCCAGAGGCGCCTGGCGCTGCGGGAGCCGCGAGACCCCCGCCCTCCGACGGGAACGCGCACGTGCCTGGGGACGCGGACGCGCGCGCGAATGCGCATCACCTCGCTCTGCCTTGGTCCGGGCGgctgaggagggaaggagggacggACGGAGACGCGCACCGGAGACGCGAGTGGGCTCTTCGCAGAGTGGCGGGCTCGGGGCGGAGGCGGGGACGGGGGCGGAGGCGGCGCCTCCTCCACTCTGGCGTCTGTGCTCGGGACCCCCGGCCGCGCGGGGGACGGACCGACTGACGTACCTCGCGCGCCCCCGCCCCCGTCCCCGCCCCCGCCTTATCTTCCCTGAGCTCCTGGGGCTCCTGAGCTGAggcccctctctctctcactctctgccCCTCCTCGCGGCTCTTTCTCTCCCCAGCACCTTGGAGTCCCTCGACCCGGCTGCGGCGGGGACCTGAGCGGCGGCGGACGGCCTCGAAGATGAAGTGCAAGCCGAACCAGACGCGGACCTACGACCCGGAGGGGTTCAAGAAGCGGGCGGCGTGCCTGTGCTTCCGGAGCGAGCGCGAGGACGAGGTGCTGTTAGTGAGTAGCAGTCGGTACCCGGACCGCTGGATCGTGCCGGGCGGGGGCATGGAGCCCGAGGAGGAGCCGGGCGGTGCGGCCGTCCGCGAGGTGTTTGAAGAAGCGGGAGTCAAGGGGAAGTTAGGCCGGCTCCTGGGCATTTTCGAGCAGAACCAAGATCGCAAGCACAGAACGTACGTGTATGTACTGACTGTCACTGAGATTCTGGAGGATTGGGAAGATTCGGTTAGCATTGGGAGGAAGCGAGAGTGGTTCAAAGTCGAAGATGCGATCAAGGTTCTCCAGTGCCACAAGCCCGTGCATGCCGAATATCTGCAAAAACTAAAGCTGGGCGGTTCCCCAACCAATGGAAACTCCGTGGCCCCGTCCCCGCCGGAGGGCGATCCCTAGTATGTACCGCTCGTGCACAAACTTCTGCTTTCCGCCTACCTGACAATAAGTAGTGCCTGGAGCACCTCTCTTGCCGTGTGCGGTCTCACCGGGAGGAGGGAGGCTTCTTTTGTTTCCTTGGCAGACCTCTGAATCACGCTTGCAAACTGTCTCagttgccaggcactgttttcagGCACTTTGCACGTTTTTCAGATGCTTTCAGAATCGCTTCTTGGTAACACTTGATAACATTTCAGAAAGCCAAAGCCACATGGGTTTTTTAAGTTGCCTTAACTGGTCACCCAGAGTttgggatgtgtgtgtatgtgcatgcacgcgcttgtgtgcatgtgtacttTTGGTACCAGTCTTGTGGTTTGTATTGTATTGAGGGCCTTTAAAATCTGATCACCTTGGTTGTGTggcattttcattaattttttttaagttgttttctcATTCACAGCTTTAGTCCTGTCAGCAAGCCCTTCTGTGATGGGAATTGGTTTGACGGTCcagttttgaatttcaaaaaagTATTTAAGAAATTTTACACCATTTGCTCTTTCTGCACTGAGCAATAATTGCATGTTCAGATATGTGATCTAATTTGCCCTTTTCAGAAATTGCTTTATTCATATGTTGTTAATTCgagtttcagaatattttcataacTGATATTTTTTTACTTCTTACTTGAAATAACCATTACCTTTTTAGCCCAAATGTAGCTTAGCAAAATACCATTTTATAGAGTAAACACTCTCTCGAGAAGGTTGTTATGTACTGTCCTGATAATGTACATATTATGAAAACTGTATTCCAAGTGTGATTTAGCATGCTCAACTTCCAACTTCCATTGCTCTTTTCTCAGTGCCCTAGAACAACTATGGTTCTCAGTATAAACTATTCTTTGAAAGAAAGTTTGCGTATTTGAATTTGTGATAGTCAAGTTAAACTTGTCTGAGTATCAGTAGTCAAAGAACTGGAATATTATATGGTAATTTCATCCCAATTGAGGGAGTTAGCTTTCTTAGCTACTCAGCTACTACTGACTTCTCAAACTGTTAAGATGTCTGAACAATCTCTTGTGAAGATTTTGGATTAGGTTTTGTGTCACATGACAATCTTTTTTGGGTGTCTAAGTAAAAGCTCTTACTTACATTTGCTTCAGGACTTGTTTAGGGATCCTATCTAAAATGTATAGGTCTGTCTTCTGGAACTACCTTTATTCCTCTAGCCATGTCGGCAGTTAGGTAGATGGAAAATCTACTTTCTAAATTGGGCTTCAGGTTGAAAAAGTTATTCTATACATAAtacttaagcatttttaaaacatcCTTCTAGTAAATAATAAGATAGAAAGTAATAGttatttcaaacattttgttAGTCCTGAAAGTAGCCTGTTTTAAAACACAATTACTGCTAAAGATTTAATGGAAGTTATCCTTTGttaaattaattcatattttactGTTGTGCAACATACATGCAGAACAGTTGACAAATCTTTACAGCTTAATGAATCTGTACATAGTGAGCAATACATGTAACTAGAGTTCAGATCCAGAAATTATTAATAACATTACCTGTAACTCAAAAGTCCATTGCATTCCTCTTCCTAATCAGTACTCTGCCCTTCTATCTTTTAAGACCATAgagtagttctacttttaaactttatattgaaTTTTAGAACATATACTCTTTTGTGCTGCTCCCTTATGTGCTATATGTGTTTTGTTCCTCaaaatactcaaatatttttctctatttggtTGCATTTTAATTCTATAAATTAGTAACATGCTTATATGATTGCTTCTAAAAAGTGGGTTCTGTTTCACTTTCTAAAGAAATTTGGTACtactattttgaaaacaaatcttATTACACTTTCAAGTACAGATAAAGTGCAAGTTTCAGTTCACAAAACATTTTCTGTACTAATGCCATTGAAGTAAACTAAAAAATGAATGAGTTTTAAAAACAAGTGACAGTTTATtatctgaattatttcatttgattaattattgtgtatttttcaattttcctcTGCAAAAGTGAtctatatcaaatatatatttgagcACATATGTTTAATTCCAAACAACTTGACCTTTACTATTCATATAATCTCAAATAGCCCCAAAGATATTTTCCCCCAATAACCTAGTTATTCAAGAGGGTTCTTAAATTCTACCTTAACATTAACACAGCAGATATACTGggttcttattttacagatatttttgCAGATAAAAACCCCTTCCATCTGAAATGCTGTCACAAATACTTTGGAGCCTTAACTTGTTATTCTTAGAGGTAATAATGCATCATCTTACTTGGTTCTTAAATTAAGTGTCtgacaaaggcaaaaatatacagtattCATATTAACCCTTTGTTAAGAATTTAGCATATAAATACATTGtgggtttgtttgcttttgccaGAAACATTTAGAATATGTCATGCtatattttaggattgactgttagGTTCATTTAAGTAGCTTTTGTGAAATATTCTCTGGAACTTAGCCTAGTCGAAATAGTTTAAAGCTCCAAGGagacttctctttttctctttaagacCAAGCCTTTCAAGCTAAACAGATGAGCAGAGATCATGTAAAAAATTTCTACCGCCTCAGCGCTCCAAAGATTGATgtacagttgatttttttttccttctaagagtGTTAAAGTCACTTATatgttgtttgtttggtttttcagcCTTCCCCTTggtaaaaagggaaaaagagtacTCTCCATAGATAATTGAGGTTTGCAGCAATGAATCAAATTTTCTTCTGCATGTTTTATAACCAGCATATATTTTCAGCTgctcaaatattttattcttttaatttatagAGAGGCAGCATTAGAGATTaattataaatacatagaaacactgaaaataattGGTGCTGTGTCTATAatgtataaaaaattttaaataaattgtgtctgaatatgtacacacacaaatatatttggGGGACAAATCTTTTACTTCCAGGTGTCCCATATAGGGAATCCACCAGGCACTACCAGGGTTTCACCAGTGTTTTCCTGGTAGTTGTCTTCTGATAAACTGTTATACTATATTtaacagatattaaatattttatgggcAAATAGCATTATGAGAATCGGAAAGGTCACTATGGTAACTGAAGTAAAACTGGATATTTTTATGAGCAGTTTTCAACTGCTTCTTTTTGCTAATTCTGTAACTTCAGCCAAGTTATTTGATGCTCAgggtttttaatataaaattgaagataataaaaatgGTTACTTCATAAACTTTTCCTATGAGAAGCCTTTCCTGACCACCTGGGTCAAGATACCCTCTCCTGTGTGTGTCATGGTTTTTACAATTTATTGTACTTACCTATTTGCATGGTTGTGTGGCCACTGGCTAGGAACCAATAATTCCCATAAGCCTAGAGTCCAGAACATgaaatttatgtgttttttttttttttatgtcttagATGACCACTCCCCCTTTTGCAAAACTTCTGGTATCActtctttccagatttttttgttttgtaacatATATTGACTTATAACTTCCTCAGCTGCTTATCCAGACTCACATTGCAGCTGCATTACATAATTCTGGGAAGGCTTTCCAAATGTGAAGTGAATGATGCAGATAATAAAGGCTTTGTAAGTTTATCAATTGGAAGAATTGTTAAATTAATATAAGCCTTCTAATTTTATGTTGGTTTGTTTCTCCAGATGAACAGCAAAGATGTCCAGGATTGTTTGAAAGAATCAATGATGTGAACCATTAATAAATGGAATTGTCAAGTATAGGTGAGCACTTCCATGCTTCCAAGGAGACAGCTCATCTGGTTTTCTTCCTGCATCTTGAGACATGCCTTCCCTGTCTATTTTGCTGACTTCTCTTGCCCTGGTGATTTTACTGTTGTACATGAACAGACTCTTATTCAGCACCTGTAGCCttttgttgtgcttttttttgATATGTCTGCCTTCTTTATTAGACTATGAtatccttgaaagcaagaaccacATCTCCTTATTCTTTGCATATTCTGCCCCTGAGACACTACTTGAAATATGGTTGACATCACTGAAGGTTCTTtgattcaattaatattttataatcactACATATAATTATAATGGCAAAACATTCCCCTTCCAATCTGGTGCTATATGCTCTCCAGGCACCATGTGTGTGGCTTTTCTGAATAAGACATTTTGGAAACTTTTCAAGGCAGTTGTAGGATATTCAAGGACAACAATTACTACTCCTATTGCTATGTCATACCATGCAGTGGATAGCACGGTTTTTACATCACGTAGGGCAAAATTTTATAGAATCAGTCCTTTGTGTAACAACTTCAGTGTTTTTGTACTGTTGTtaatttgcttaaaattttattcaagaatACCACTTGCTGTAaaactaattataaaaataaatacaatgaacaTAATAAGATGATGTgcttttaataaaagttttacaatatacaaataaaaaagttAATGTTTTTGCAGTGCTCTAACCACTTCTTTCATGTAATCTTaacatttctttgaagaaaagattGCTTTTCTAATTTTACAGATTCAGTATACTGTATTATTTGATGTCAGAGGCAAAAAAAACTGCTACAGGCAGTTTCCAAAGTTAATCATGCCACTTAGTTTGCCTAGGTTTCTTTATTACCTCTCACTGATTCAGTTGGCCATAGTTTTCATCCCCTTTTCCAATACACTCAGCTAGATCCTCATCCCACCTGGATTCTGTATGTGAGAATGCAGAGGATTGAAAGAGAGCTACATTGTTGTCACCTGGAAAAGTCAAGGGGGGACACTTCTAGGAGGGTgctgaaaattaaaagatttagAGATGACTTGGGTCAGCTACCTCCAAGAGAGCAACTTTAAGACAATGACAGAGATGTTTAGAGGAAATTTTATGGAGTTCTGCCATGGGGTTTGTGATGTCAGCACTCTTCCTCATCTCCCTACAGAGGCCCTAGAGTGGCCTTAATaaggtagttttctttcttttgcattgtaAAGCAGTAAAATCGAAAAAAAGCTTGGACTCCATTTGAGTGTTACACCCTTCCACATGGTACCAGTGAAATGTAATGATTATTTCCCCAATTTTTatagaatttgaaataaagacACATTTCCCTGGTGTATTGGATTTTTTTAGGTATGATATAGTACTGTGGTTATGTTTTTTAAATCCTTATCTTTTAGGGAAATATACTGTAAatttaacagatgaaaaaatatGCTACTGATATTTGCTTAGATGGGGTGAGTGAGCATATAGACGAAATTGGcaataaattgaaaattattaaaGTTGGGTGATGGATATTTGGGAGTTCGTTATACTATTCTCTATACTTTTGAATATGTTTgagatttttcataataaaaattgaaaaaaattcttcAGAGTATACTTGTAGGCCTACCTCTATCCCTACGACTTGAGAAGGTTGGTTGGAACATCAGTCGACAGCCCATACAGCCAGAACGTCTCCTCCCCTCAAAAAAACCTAGGTTTTGTTCCTGAGCTAACATGTTGGCAGACTTTCTCTTCCCTTAATGTGAATGCTTCCCTCGGAGGTCTCCCAGCTCTACACATAAAAAGACTTTTAGTTGCATCAGTATGTCAAATATGACCAGAAAGCTTTGAACACTACTGGTGGACATAGCTTAGGTTCCACTCCCCATTCtataatttagttttaaaagctgaaatttttttcctcattacaAAGTTAATTCATCTTAATTTCATGAAAGTTGGAAaattccccccaaaataaatgaatcaaaaatCACACATGATCCCCCTACCAAGAATAactatgtttgaaaaaaaaaatgtgtgtgtgtgtgtgtattctagccatttttcttttcaaatataaacatacataacCCAGACACAGATGGCACAGATGAGCCCCTTCCCCCAGAATAGTTCCTAAAATCCATGACCACTTTATTGTTAAACAAACACAACACAGGCACCTTGCTGTTCCTCAGAGTGTTTTAGGGTACTTCTCATGgttgtcatgggcttccctggtggctcagatggtaaagaatgctcctgcaatgcaagagacctgggttcaatccctgggttgggaaggtcccctggaggagggcatggcaacccagtctagtattcttgcctggagaatcccctcggacagaggaacctggcaggctgcagtccatgaagttacaaagagtcggatacaacagAACGACTAAATATAGCACACTACACAGGGCTGTCATGGAatttttgctacttcttttctgtACAAGTGCACAGGCATAGCACAAAACTTGGGTGTCAAATCCAGACCAAGTTCTCTATCAAGTGTTGATGAAGGGAACAATGcaggtttgttttatttatctgtttagcCATGAAAGAGCTGCAGCCTAGGCTAGCAAGCCCTGTGTGGAGATCTTTATACAAGAATAAGATACTAAAggttgtaatctttttttttttctaattcatttagttttttactttacaatatcgtattggttttgccatacattgacatgaatctgccatgggtgtacatgtgttccccatcctgaacccccctcccacctccctccccataccatccctctgggtcatcccagtgcaccagccccaagcaccctatatcatgcattgaacctggattggcaattcATTTCTCATATGAtaattcacatgtttcaatgccattctcccatatcatcctgccctcaccctagcccacagagtccaaaagactattctatacatctgtgtctcttttgccgtctcgcatacagggttgtcgttaccatctttctaaattccatatatatgcgttagtatactgtattggtgtttttttttttttttctggcttacttcactctgtataataggctccagtttcatccaccacattagaactgaatcaaatgtattctttttaatggctgagtaatattccattgtgtatatgtaccacagttttctaatccattcatctgatgatggacatctaggttgcctccatgtcgtggaagcattattattataaacagtgctgtgatgaatattggggtacacgtgtctctttcaactctggtttcctcagtgtg
This genomic interval from Bos indicus x Bos taurus breed Angus x Brahman F1 hybrid chromosome X, Bos_hybrid_MaternalHap_v2.0, whole genome shotgun sequence contains the following:
- the NUDT11 gene encoding diphosphoinositol polyphosphate phosphohydrolase 3-beta, which encodes MKCKPNQTRTYDPEGFKKRAACLCFRSEREDEVLLVSSSRYPDRWIVPGGGMEPEEEPGGAAVREVFEEAGVKGKLGRLLGIFEQNQDRKHRTYVYVLTVTEILEDWEDSVSIGRKREWFKVEDAIKVLQCHKPVHAEYLQKLKLGGSPTNGNSVAPSPPEGDP